A region from the Halichondria panicea chromosome 11, odHalPani1.1, whole genome shotgun sequence genome encodes:
- the LOC135343924 gene encoding transmembrane protein 245-like isoform X1, whose protein sequence is MVSFERSYSYGAGDEEYEEKRLRKRSKSNSIFASAWSLLVGNENNETVQDAEDTPDTAQEPKREGLTHEDAWMQGSYTALAFLFILLTVCIFVAVYYILEPFLLPLVWAVLVGMVLHPFKHATTSEVHDWLSYLETTGIPLSVGLVLSPLFSFNWLAQCLENNFFSHWKMFLGVFVCIISIVIGFQFSLPVYMYKLTQSSLMLCNKINSILMHTTWLQVGSLVVGFLILLLMSNSSHKTALKVLSVCLWFIALLNIGTYLFGSIAIPTVCALFVASVIASCFKMAKNEHDKKNSDKDHLEEGLLEKGLSLENLQKLSSHKSELNVCLKGTELQSVLDEDTQEQSSDEKLEELIDRKQVSFNPSARVKITTPVNQEDSQFNISDDLNPELIPTLKRSKHLPHDEHSENMEEIDGGGSISPHKDSLKARAQSNQVFFVLVIACLLVVLWKHPIFTLILIPFAIWSSIKYTFTLAVVKNSVLNQFSNSSQSAIDWILSQDKILFPWPMPMMYTMYLFIDKKVLEGVKKSIGSLASALIIVLLLVVVLAVAVLLVFQIQVEVMHYASAAVSVWNSTVATNPQITEWIGTEANETLQTTLENFANENYAFAREKLADWIHTLVIDSSADTAVMERRVLELFDKLYNMYVVQNTTSLTEGTESVIADEGMVTDDSIVGTFSELLPHIDIGTTVTVLSSLWSILSDNMAVALSFLYTLLQLLFSGGTFLINSIVFLTALFYLLSYSEQDYLPVKWVMDLFPHLTLSSNDSTTGTSTEVGMDGDKKKHGKTFSRAVRSVFHATFRRAFFYGFYTWLTHTLFGLPVAILPAVVAGIAGAIPFIGAYWVALPAVLELWLLQGQLLSALALFTLSLLPLLFVDTLINREIEGGHPYLTGLAIAGGIYFAGLQGALIGPILLSCLLFVVDFYGDSFF, encoded by the exons ATGGTTTCATTTGAGAGAAGCTACAGTTACGGTGCAGGTGATGAAGAATATGAGGAAAAGCGACTAAGGAAGAGATCTAAAAGCAACTCCATCTTTGCCTCAGCTTGGAGTCTTTTGGTTGGCAATGAAAACAACGAGACTGTTCAAGATGCCGAAGATACACCTGACACTGCACAAGAGCCCAAAAGAGAGGGTCTCACACACGAAGATGCATGGATGCAAGGCTCATACACTGCTCTAGCTTTTCTGTTCATACTCTTAACTGTTTGCATATTCGTTGCCGTGTATTACATCTTAGAGCCGTTCTTACTGCCGTTGGTTTGGGCCGTCTTGGTTGGCATGGTGCTTCATCCATTCAAGCATGCAACTACATCTGAGGTACACGACTGGCTGTCTTATTTGGAAACTACAGGAATACCACTATCTGTAGGTCTAGTTCTATCGCCACTGTTTTCGTTTAACTGGCTTGCTCAGTGTTTGGAGAATAATTTCTTCTCACATTGGAAGATGTTTCTTGGTGTCtttgtatgtattatatcgaTTGTGATTGGCTTCCAATTCAGCCtgcctgtgtacatgtacaagttgaCCCAGTCTTCGTTGATGCTGTGTAACAAGATCAACTCGATTCTGATGCATACGACATGGCTACAG GTTGGATCACTCGTTGTTGGATTTCTGATCCTCTTGCTCATGTCCAACTCAAGCCACAAGACGGCATTGAAAGTTCTCTCTGTTTGTCTCTGGTTCATAGCTCTTCTGAATATTGGCACTTACTTGTTCGGCTCGATAGCTATTCCTACTGTTTGTGCACTCTTTGTAGCCTCTGTCATCgctagctgttttaaaatGGCTAAGAATGAACATGACAAGAAAAATTCTGACAAAGACCATCTTGAAGAAGGGCTACTTGAGAAAGGCCTTTCACTCGAGAATCTGCAAAAGTTGTCCTCACACAAAAGTGAATTGAACGTTTGTCTAAAAGGAACAGAATTACAATCCGTTTTGGATGAAGATACACAAGAACAGTCTAGTGATGAAAAGTTGGAAGAACTGATCGATAGAAAACAAGTCTCATTCAATCCATCAGCTAGAGTGAAGATTACAACTCCAGTCAATCAGGAAGACTCTCAATTCAATATCTCAGACGACCTCAACCCAGAGCTGATTCCAACACTAAAGCGATCGAAGCATCTCCCACACGATGAACATTCTGAAAACATGGAGGAAATTGACGGAGGTGGATCTATCTCCCCTCACAAAGACAGCCTTAAAGCTCGAGCACAGAGCAATCAAGTATTCTTTGTTCTCGTCATAGCTTGCCTTCTAGTAGTACTCTGGAAGCATCCAATATTCACGCTAATACTCATCCCATTTGCTATTTGGAGTAGTATTAAATACACTTTCACCCTCGCAGTGGTAAAAAACTCAGTTTTGAATCAATTTTCAAATTCGTCGCAAAGTGCTATAGACTGGATTCTTTCTCAAGATAAAATATTGTTCCCATGGCCTATGCCTATGATGTACACTATGTATCTCTTTATTGACAAGAAGGTGCTTGAGGGAGTTAAGAAAAGTATTGGTAGTTTGGCCAGTGCTCTGATCATCGTGTTGTTGTTGGTTGTGGTTTTGGCTGTAGCTGTACTACTAGTGTTTCAGATTCAAGTGGAAGTGATGCACTACGCTAGTGCTGCCGTGTCTGTGTGGAATAGTACTGTCGCCACAAACCCTCAAATCACAGA GTGGATTGGTACAGAAGCCAATGAGACACTACAGACGACCCTTGAGAATTTTGCCAATGAAAACTACGCCTTTGCTAGAGAGAAACTTGCTGACTGG ATCCACACGCTGGTGATTGACTCATCAGCAGACACAGCAGTGATGGAGAGACGTGTGTTAGAACTGTTTGATAAGCTGTACAACATGTATGTGGTCCAG aACACCACCAGTCTGACAGAAGGTACTGAGAGTGTCATAGCAGATGAAGGAATGGTCACAGATGACAGTATTGTGGGCACTTTCTCTGAGCTACTCCCTCACATTGATATTGGTACTACAGTCACT GTGTTGAGCTCATTGTGGTCCATCCTCTCTGACAACATGGCTGTTGCCTTATCGTTCCTCTACACACTGCTGCAGCTACTCTTCAGTGGAGGGACTTTCCTAATCAACAGT ATTGTGTTCCTGACTGCTCTGTTCTACCTGCTGAGTTACTCTGAGCAAGACTACCTCCCTGTCAAGTGGGTCATGGATTTGTTCCCTCACTTAACCCTCTCCTCCAATGATTCCACAACTGGTACCTCAACCGAGGTCGGTATGGACGGGGATAAGAAGAAACATGGCAAGACTTTCTCACGGGCAGTAAG GAGTGTGTTCCATGCAACGTTCAGACGAGCATTCTTCTATGGCTTCTACACTTGGCTCACCCACACTTTGTTCGGACTACCTGTGGCCATTCTCCCAGCTG TGGTGGctgggatagctggagccaTTCCATTCATTGGGGCATACTGGGTGGCATTGCCTGCTGTGTTGGAACTGTGGCTGCTGCAGGGACAACTGCTTTCCGCTCTAGCATTGTTCACTCTCTCTTTGTTACCTCTGCTCTTTGTGGACACACTCATCAATAGGGAAATTGAAGG TGGTCACCCTTACCTGACTGGTCTAGCCATTGCTGGAGGTATCTACTTTGCTGGTCTGCAGGGAGCACTCATCGGACCCATCCTACTCTCCTGTCTCCTCTTTGTAGTGGACTTTTATGGTGACAGCTTCTTTTAA
- the LOC135343928 gene encoding transmembrane protein 245-like, translating into MDLTLSSNDSTTGTSTEVGMDGDKKKHGKTFSRAVRSVFHATFRRAFFYGFYTWLTHTLFGLPVAILPAVVAGIAGAIPFIGAYWVALPAVLELWLLQGQLLSALALFTLSLLPLLFVDTLINREIEGGHPYLTGLAIAGGIYFAGLQGALIGPILLSCLLFVVDFYGGSFF; encoded by the exons ATGGACTTAACCCTCTCCTCCAATGATTCCACAACTGGTACCTCAACCGAGGTCGGTATGGACGGGGATAAGAAGAAACACGGCAAGACTTTCTCACGGGCAGTAAG GAGTGTGTTCCATGCAACGTTCAGACGAGCATTCTTCTATGGTTTCTACACCTGGCTCACCCACACTTTGTTCGGACTACCTGTGGCTATTCTCCCAGCTG TAGTGGctgggatagctggagccaTTCCATTCATTGGGGCATACTGGGTGGCATTGCCTGCTGTGTTGGAGCTGTGGCTGCTGCAGGGACAACTGCTCTCCGCTCTAGCATTGTTCACTCTCTCTTTGTTACCTCTGCTCTTTGTGGACACACTCATCAATAGGGAAATTGAAGG TGGACACCCTTACCTGACTGGTCTAGCCATTGCTGGAGGTATCTACTTTGCTGGTCTGCAGGGAGCACTCATCGGGCCCATCCTACTATCCTGTCTCCTCTTTGTAGTGGACTTTTATGGTGGCAGCTTCTTTTAA
- the LOC135343926 gene encoding uncharacterized protein LOC135343926: protein MESADDQGSDDEAQLVDNKIEVLALAFPCSIDSGLNAKSFVDDMIRRGSRLELCNILGVPENLQDQDLVTLAKRKYESTKFEDNTQMMDDFDSFEFYAKRVGDMFPTKDHREHWSYTKFGFMDAVDESFVEQCRHFLVGNPENPARINKIVSVLCLTGHGLSSETATKLQNNPIPVGEVQTLNRKYLRWDLKDCSTMMGKEYTPHTVTRDASAGDVIAFQSGLLSPKWVLDQLKERDRKQFKSLVIIIVDACYSGQWATYFERNKSLLEYTKIIVQTACSGDEVSYGNLFIPLWIELQKTNLEDIQALKSPAADLGDLHEQIDDIGLKQNPSLYCDPGIPFQGPDINGVREIIRDGNTFRFFSQPDFFLRFCVDHVNKSIGAARGGTLEDIEEMKQAFTDGSIKILCFRLKIFDKDGTRQLSGTPMALILVEWSKADRSRQRLHLHLHFEAFSDPLILSCFSNITVIPKQAIVVGTIKCITLYKEDHKNDKKDYEKYSRDSNEARTITEVFTSFASRTLRITSGDLCNRTHWTNMNKAKPFHWIRSRTSIIEEFMPMSSV, encoded by the exons ATGGAGAGTGCAGATGATCAGGGCAGTGATGATGAAGCTCAACTCGTTGATAATAAG ATTGAGGTGCTAGCATTGGCATTCCCATGCTCTATTGACTCCGGTCTTAATGCGAAATCATTTGTTGATGACATGATTAGGAGAGGAAGCCGTCTTGAGCTGTGCAATATTCTTGGTGTTCCTGAAA ATTTGCAAGATCAAGATCTAGTCACTCTAGCAAAGAGAAAATATGAGTCTACTAAATTTGAAGACAATACCCAAATGATGGATGATTTCGATTCGTTTGAATTCTATGCAAAAAGAGTTGGTGATATGTTTCCTACAAAGGATCATAGGGAGCATTGGTCATACACTAAATTTGGTTTCATGGACGCAGTGGACGAATCATTTGTAGAGCAATGTAGGCATTTTCTCGTTGGCAATCCTGAAAACCCAGCCCGAATAAATAAAATTGTTTCAGTTCTTTGCCTTACAGGCCACGGTTTGTCCTCCGAAACTGCCACGAAGTTACAAAACAATCCTATTCCTGTTGGAGAGGTGCAAACTCTCAACAGGAAGTACCTGCGTTGGGATTTAAAAGATTGTAGCACAATGATGGGTAAGGAGTACACGCCCCATACCGTGACTAGGGACGCATCTGCTGGGGATGTGATTGCATTTCAGTCCGGTCTATTGTCTCCAAAATGGGTCCTCGATCAGCTAAAGGAACGGGATCGTAAACAATTCAAAAGCCTAGTGATTATTATCGTTGATGCCTGCTATTCTGGCCAATGGGCTACTTACTTCGAACGCAACAAAAGTCTACTAGAGTACACGAAAATAATCGTTCAAACTGCTTGCAGTGGTGACGAAGTCTCTTATGGTAACCTGTTCATACCATTGTGGATTGAGCTCCAGAAAACCAATCTTGAGGACATTCAAGCTTTGAAGTCTCCTGCTGCTGATTTGGGTGACTTGCATGAACAGATCGATGACATAGGACTGAAGCAAAATCCCTCGCTGTATTGTGATCCTGGTATTCCATTTCAGGGTCCGGATATTAACGGAGTGCGTGAGATAATACGAGATGGCAATACTTTTCGTTTTTTCAGCCAGCCTGATTTCTTTCTACGTTTTTGTGTTGATCATGTAAACAAGAGCATTGGAGCAGCACGAGGTGGTACTCTAGAGGACATCGAGGAAATGAAGCAAGCCTTTACAGATGGGTCAATCAAGATACTGTGCTTTCGGTTGAAAATTTTTGATAAAGATGGGACGCGCCAACTTTCTGGAACTCCGATGGCTTTGATTTTGGTTGAATGGTCAAAAGCTGATAGGTCTAGACAACGCCTACATCTTCACCTTCATTTCGAAGCATTTTCTGATCCTCTAATTTTGAGCTGCTTCAGTAACATCACTGTTATCCCCAAACAAGCCATTGTTGTTGGTACAATTAAATGTATCACATTGTATAAAGAAGATCATAAAAATGACAAGAAGGACTATGAAAAGTATTCACGTGATTCAAATGAAGCCAGGACTATCACTGAAGTCTTCACTAGTTTCGCTTCGAGAACTCTGAGGATCACGTCTGGTGATTTGTGTAATCGTACACATTGGACGAACATGAATAAGGCAAAACCCTTTCATTGGATCCGATCCAGAACCAGCATTATTGAAGAATTCATGCCCATGAGCTCAGTATAA
- the LOC135343927 gene encoding uncharacterized protein LOC135343927 → MSATQVSGISDIHHHPTSVAETLSVTTSETVVPSMVQHVGGVSLSNEVTVNPISLQQPVPLTVNVTVPGDQAHHSLTPVGTSLDTHSSITGSIADRTSTALLNIASNSLNLTEILNAQQQALEQFQCQLQLAQQTEAINQRLDTIERTLNSLIHQKAHEDAVKNQVQIHTPQTHMVQLDALAAVTPVLTPVRPSQQLQLTTPDKMDSLSDHSMLSDGRKKKLPRELCSKVRSTYHSMNLEFKIDERFLSPANQRVTDSLIDTVFTDTNGAYSAKDIKRSVHRYYESRRRLGIEELPDRQGKAAEQKRRRKHRARQQRSFDRRRKFVRDTESQYWSFVSPACMTEESDSEQGEKIVTHQLLWRSEFMNQFVQKLDSRYDKSKKPGTGTTVKRTRVAGLSSTSQPPPSLPQWMIDPTYKIPAPLPGVCMSDPTLDSHSMDSHSTPSVADDVTTYTTLIADVQEVHEESSDFELPETVVA, encoded by the exons ATGTCCGCTACTCAAGTCTCTGGTATCTCGGATATCCATCACCATCCAACCAGCGTAGCAGAAACCCTCTCTGTAACAACAAGCGAGACGGTTGTTCCTTCTATGGTACAACATGTTGGAGGCGTTTCTCTGAGTAATGAAGTAACTGTCAATCCCATTTCTTTACAACAACCTGTACCTCTCACCGTCAACGTGACAGTACCTGGTGACCAGGCACATCATTCACTAACACCTGTCGGCACATCTTTGGATACCCACTCTTCTATTACAGGTTCCATAGCCGATCGTACTTCAACAGCACTTCTAAACATTGCATCGAATTCGCTCAACCTCACCGAGATATTGAATGCGCAGCAACAAGCTTTGGAGCAGTTTCAATGTCAACTACAGCTAGCCCAACAGACGGAAGCGATCAACCAACGTCTTGATACTATCGAGAGGACTCTGAATAGTCTCATTCACCAGAAAGCGCACGAAGATGCCGTGAAGAATCAAGTGcagatacacacaccacagacgCATATGGTACAGCTGGATGCGTTGGCCGCGGTTACACCGGTACTTACACCAGTACGTCCGTCACAGCAGCTGCAGTTGACCACTCCGGACAAGATGGATTCACTTTCGGATCACTCTATGCTCAGCGATGGAAGGAAGAAGAAACTACCACGGGAGCTATGT AGCAAAGTTCGCTCCACCTATCACTCTATGAACCTGGAGTTCAAAATAGACGAGAG GTTTCTGAGCCCAGCCAACCAGCGAGTCACTGACTCTCTCATTGACACTGTCTTTACTGACACCAATG gagCCTACAGTGCTAAGGACATCAAGCGCTCTGTGCACCGTTACTATGAGTCTCGAAGACGACTAGGGATTGAGGAACTTCCTGACAGACAGGGAAAGGCGGCGGAACAGAAGAGAAGGAGAAAGCATCGTGCTAGACAGCAGAGATCCTTTGACAG GCGTAGGAAGTTTGTTCGGGACACTGAGAGTCAGTACTGGTCGTTTGTATCCCCCGCCTGTATGACAGAGGAGTCAGACTCGGAACAAGGGGAGAAGATTGTCACTCACCAACTGCTTTGGAGATCAGAGT tTATGAACCAGTTTGTTCAAAAGCTGGACAGTCGCTATGATAAGTCCAAGAAGCCAGGCACTGGGACCACAGTCAAGCGAACCAGAGTAGCAG GTCTCTCCTCCACCTCTCAGCCTCCCCCTAGCCTTCCCCAGTGGATGATTGACCCCACCTATAAGATCCCCGCCCCCCTACCAGGAGTGTGTATGAGTGACCCCACTCTGGACAGCCATTCCATGGACAGCCATTCCACTCCCTCTG TGGCTGACGATGTGACAACGTACACCACCCTCATTGCTGACGTTCAAGAGGTCCACGAAGAGTCCAGTGACTTTGAACTGCCGGAGACTGTCGTAGCTTAA
- the LOC135343924 gene encoding transmembrane protein 245-like isoform X2, giving the protein MVSFERSYSYGAGDEEYEEKRLRKRSKSNSIFASAWSLLVGNENNETVQDAEDTPDTAQEPKREGLTHEDAWMQGSYTALAFLFILLTVCIFVAVYYILEPFLLPLVWAVLVGMVLHPFKHATTSEVHDWLSYLETTGIPLSVGLVLSPLFSFNWLAQCLENNFFSHWKMFLGVFVCIISIVIGFQFSLPVYMYKLTQSSLMLCNKINSILMHTTWLQVGSLVVGFLILLLMSNSSHKTALKVLSVCLWFIALLNIGTYLFGSIAIPTVCALFVASVIASCFKMAKNEHDKKNSDKDHLEEGLLEKGLSLENLQKLSSHKSELNVCLKGTELQSVLDEDTQEQSSDEKLEELIDRKQVSFNPSARVKITTPVNQEDSQFNISDDLNPELIPTLKRSKHLPHDEHSENMEEIDGGGSISPHKDSLKARAQSNQVFFVLVIACLLVVLWKHPIFTLILIPFAIWSSIKYTFTLAVVKNSVLNQFSNSSQSAIDWILSQDKILFPWPMPMMYTMYLFIDKKVLEGVKKSIGSLASALIIVLLLVVVLAVAVLLVFQIQVEVMHYASAAVSVWNSTVATNPQITEWIGTEANETLQTTLENFANENYAFAREKLADWIHTLVIDSSADTAVMERRVLELFDKLYNMYVVQNTTSLTEGTESVIADEGMVTDDSIVGTFSELLPHIDIGTTVTVLSSLWSILSDNMAVALSFLYTLLQLLFSGGTFLINSIVFLTALFYLLSYSEQDYLPVKWVMDLFPHLTLSSNDSTTGTSTEVGMDGDKKKHGKTFSRAVSSGWDSWSHSIHWGILGGIACCVGAVAAAGTTALRSSIVHSLFVTSALCGHTHQ; this is encoded by the exons ATGGTTTCATTTGAGAGAAGCTACAGTTACGGTGCAGGTGATGAAGAATATGAGGAAAAGCGACTAAGGAAGAGATCTAAAAGCAACTCCATCTTTGCCTCAGCTTGGAGTCTTTTGGTTGGCAATGAAAACAACGAGACTGTTCAAGATGCCGAAGATACACCTGACACTGCACAAGAGCCCAAAAGAGAGGGTCTCACACACGAAGATGCATGGATGCAAGGCTCATACACTGCTCTAGCTTTTCTGTTCATACTCTTAACTGTTTGCATATTCGTTGCCGTGTATTACATCTTAGAGCCGTTCTTACTGCCGTTGGTTTGGGCCGTCTTGGTTGGCATGGTGCTTCATCCATTCAAGCATGCAACTACATCTGAGGTACACGACTGGCTGTCTTATTTGGAAACTACAGGAATACCACTATCTGTAGGTCTAGTTCTATCGCCACTGTTTTCGTTTAACTGGCTTGCTCAGTGTTTGGAGAATAATTTCTTCTCACATTGGAAGATGTTTCTTGGTGTCtttgtatgtattatatcgaTTGTGATTGGCTTCCAATTCAGCCtgcctgtgtacatgtacaagttgaCCCAGTCTTCGTTGATGCTGTGTAACAAGATCAACTCGATTCTGATGCATACGACATGGCTACAG GTTGGATCACTCGTTGTTGGATTTCTGATCCTCTTGCTCATGTCCAACTCAAGCCACAAGACGGCATTGAAAGTTCTCTCTGTTTGTCTCTGGTTCATAGCTCTTCTGAATATTGGCACTTACTTGTTCGGCTCGATAGCTATTCCTACTGTTTGTGCACTCTTTGTAGCCTCTGTCATCgctagctgttttaaaatGGCTAAGAATGAACATGACAAGAAAAATTCTGACAAAGACCATCTTGAAGAAGGGCTACTTGAGAAAGGCCTTTCACTCGAGAATCTGCAAAAGTTGTCCTCACACAAAAGTGAATTGAACGTTTGTCTAAAAGGAACAGAATTACAATCCGTTTTGGATGAAGATACACAAGAACAGTCTAGTGATGAAAAGTTGGAAGAACTGATCGATAGAAAACAAGTCTCATTCAATCCATCAGCTAGAGTGAAGATTACAACTCCAGTCAATCAGGAAGACTCTCAATTCAATATCTCAGACGACCTCAACCCAGAGCTGATTCCAACACTAAAGCGATCGAAGCATCTCCCACACGATGAACATTCTGAAAACATGGAGGAAATTGACGGAGGTGGATCTATCTCCCCTCACAAAGACAGCCTTAAAGCTCGAGCACAGAGCAATCAAGTATTCTTTGTTCTCGTCATAGCTTGCCTTCTAGTAGTACTCTGGAAGCATCCAATATTCACGCTAATACTCATCCCATTTGCTATTTGGAGTAGTATTAAATACACTTTCACCCTCGCAGTGGTAAAAAACTCAGTTTTGAATCAATTTTCAAATTCGTCGCAAAGTGCTATAGACTGGATTCTTTCTCAAGATAAAATATTGTTCCCATGGCCTATGCCTATGATGTACACTATGTATCTCTTTATTGACAAGAAGGTGCTTGAGGGAGTTAAGAAAAGTATTGGTAGTTTGGCCAGTGCTCTGATCATCGTGTTGTTGTTGGTTGTGGTTTTGGCTGTAGCTGTACTACTAGTGTTTCAGATTCAAGTGGAAGTGATGCACTACGCTAGTGCTGCCGTGTCTGTGTGGAATAGTACTGTCGCCACAAACCCTCAAATCACAGA GTGGATTGGTACAGAAGCCAATGAGACACTACAGACGACCCTTGAGAATTTTGCCAATGAAAACTACGCCTTTGCTAGAGAGAAACTTGCTGACTGG ATCCACACGCTGGTGATTGACTCATCAGCAGACACAGCAGTGATGGAGAGACGTGTGTTAGAACTGTTTGATAAGCTGTACAACATGTATGTGGTCCAG aACACCACCAGTCTGACAGAAGGTACTGAGAGTGTCATAGCAGATGAAGGAATGGTCACAGATGACAGTATTGTGGGCACTTTCTCTGAGCTACTCCCTCACATTGATATTGGTACTACAGTCACT GTGTTGAGCTCATTGTGGTCCATCCTCTCTGACAACATGGCTGTTGCCTTATCGTTCCTCTACACACTGCTGCAGCTACTCTTCAGTGGAGGGACTTTCCTAATCAACAGT ATTGTGTTCCTGACTGCTCTGTTCTACCTGCTGAGTTACTCTGAGCAAGACTACCTCCCTGTCAAGTGGGTCATGGATTTGTTCCCTCACTTAACCCTCTCCTCCAATGATTCCACAACTGGTACCTCAACCGAGGTCGGTATGGACGGGGATAAGAAGAAACATGGCAAGACTTTCTCACGGGCAGTAAG TAGTGGctgggatagctggagccaTTCCATTCATTGGGGCATACTGGGTGGCATTGCCTGCTGTGTTGGAGCTGTGGCTGCTGCAGGGACAACTGCTCTCCGCTCTAGCATTGTTCACTCTCTCTTTGTTACCTCTGCTCTTTGTGGACACACTCATCAATAG